The proteins below are encoded in one region of Passer domesticus isolate bPasDom1 chromosome 22, bPasDom1.hap1, whole genome shotgun sequence:
- the RNF223 gene encoding RING finger protein 223 produces MESSALLPAPGTRGSRRAPFPPGGSIMSCFPHLWHSSTAQSPSSPAPAAPPLPLSPIAVPPAPDGRRKGRSPAGSPSCASPGSPKPASPVECSICFNTYDNTFKTPKLLQCSHVFCLECVARLSAALGAGEELLPCPFCRQPTSLPSQGAPGLRTSKELLATLPPELQRERQLWMDGTKLCCRCADDADAENPESCVSIDVAMSKAESAEAAPAGLAGRLSRCEICDDWKRIVLLSALLIILFCIILWPVQCALKTGNLRCFTRTAAVSRPELLPPKATAAAAAVTRPPFQ; encoded by the coding sequence ggtcTCGGCGGGCTCCGTTCCCCCCGGGGGGCTCCATCATGTCCTGCTTCCCGCACCTCTGGCACTCCAGCACCGCGCAGTCCCCGTccagccccgcgcccgccgcgccgccgctgccgctgaGCCCCATCGCGGTGCCACCCGCGCCGGACGGGCGCAGGAAGGGCCGCTCGCCCGCGGGCTCCCCGAGCTGCGCCAGCCCCGGCTCGCCCAAGCCCGCCTCGCCCGTCGAGTGCTCCATCTGCTTCAACACCTACGACAACACCTTCAAGACGCCcaagctgctgcagtgctcGCACGTGTTCTGCCTGGAGTGCGTGGCGCGGCTGAGCGCGGCGCTGGGCGCCGGCGAGGAGCTGCTGCCGTGCCCCTTCTGCCGCCAGCCCAccagcctgcccagccagggcGCGCCCGGCCTGCGCaccagcaaggagctgctggccacgctgCCGCCCGAGCTGCAGCGCGAGCGCCAGCTCTGGATGGACGGCACCAAGCTCTGCTGCCGCTGCGCCGACGACGCCGACGCCGAGAACCCCGAGTCGTGCGTGTCCATCGACGTGGCCATGAGCAAGGCCGAGAGCGCCgaggcggccccggcggggctgGCGGGGCGGCTGTCGCGCTGCGAGATCTGCGACGACTGGAAGCGCATCGTGCTGCTCTCGGCGCTGCTCATCATCCTCTTCTGCATCATCCTGTGGCCCGTGCAGTGCGCGCTCAAGACGGGCAACCTGCGCTGCTTCACGCGGACTGCGGCCGTCAGCCGGCCCGAGCTGCTGCCCCCCAAAGCcaccgcggccgccgccgcggtCACACGGCCGCCCTTCCAGTAG